The following are encoded together in the Phaseolus vulgaris cultivar G19833 chromosome 9, P. vulgaris v2.0, whole genome shotgun sequence genome:
- the LOC137821672 gene encoding manganese-dependent ADP-ribose/CDP-alcohol diphosphatase-like isoform X1, with translation MKLSIEGHLERDAMVSSNGLATTTTQPRFSFGLISDVQYADISDGRSFLGVPRYYRHSILVLQRAVKEWNTYQKHMFVINFGDIVDGFCPKDQSLDSVRKVVDEFEMFKGGPVYHMIGNHCLYNLPRSKLLPLLKIQTLDGRAYYDFSPVPEYRFVVLDAYDISTIGWPQDHPKTLEAMKILREKNPNEDKNSPDNLEGPERRFVMFNGALGKEQMEWLDGVLLDATKLKQKVIVCCHLPLDPGAASKATLLWNYDEVMNLIHRYNCVKACLAGHDHKGGYSIDSHGIHHRVFEAALECPPGTNAFGYIDVYDDRISLVGTDRMESTDMTFGPLS, from the coding sequence GGGCATTTAGAGAGAGACGCCATGGTTTCTTCTAATGGACTAGCTACTACTACTACGCAACCACGTTTTTCTTTTGGATTGATTTCTGATGTCCAATATGCTGACATTTCTGATGGTCGCTCGTTCCTTGGTGTTCCACGGTATTATAGGCACAGTATTCTTGTGTTGCAGAGAGCAGTTAAAGAATGGAACACTTATCAGAAGCACATGTTTGTGATCAATTTTGGAGATATTGTTGATGGGTTTTGTCCCAAAGATCAATCTCTTGACAGTGTACGAAAAGTTGTGGACGAATTTGAGATGTTCAAGGGGGGACCCGTGTATCATATGATTGGCAATCACTGCCTATACAATCTCCCTCGCAGCAAGTTGCTTCCATTATTGAAGATCCAAACTCTTGATGGCCGTGCATACTATGATTTCTCACCAGTGCCTGAATATAGATTTGTAGTTCTGGATGCCTATGACATCAGTACCATTggttggccacaagatcatccAAAAACATTGGAGGCCATGAAAATCCTAAGGGAGAAGAATCCAAATGAAGATAAGAACAGTCCAGATAATTTGGAGGGGCCTGAAAGAAGGTTTGTCATGTTTAATGGAGCTCTTGGAAAGGAACAGATGGAATGGTTAGATGGTGTTCTCCTGGATGCAACAAAATTGAAACAGAAGGTGATTGTCTGTTGCCATTTGCCTCTAGATCCTGGTGCGGCAAGTAAAGCGACACTGTTGTGGAATTATGATGAGGTAATGAATTTGATACACAGATACAATTGCGTTAAGGCCTGTCTTGCAGGGCATGATCATAAAGGGGGATACTCCATTGACTCTCATGGGATACACCATAGAGTTTTTGAAGCTGCTTTGGAATGTCCTCCTGGTACCAATGCATTTGGATATATTGATGTCTACGACGACAGGATATCACTAGTCGGAACTGACAGAATGGAAAGTACAGACATGACTTTTGGCCCCCTAAGTTAA
- the LOC137821672 gene encoding manganese-dependent ADP-ribose/CDP-alcohol diphosphatase-like isoform X2 — protein sequence MVSSNGLATTTTQPRFSFGLISDVQYADISDGRSFLGVPRYYRHSILVLQRAVKEWNTYQKHMFVINFGDIVDGFCPKDQSLDSVRKVVDEFEMFKGGPVYHMIGNHCLYNLPRSKLLPLLKIQTLDGRAYYDFSPVPEYRFVVLDAYDISTIGWPQDHPKTLEAMKILREKNPNEDKNSPDNLEGPERRFVMFNGALGKEQMEWLDGVLLDATKLKQKVIVCCHLPLDPGAASKATLLWNYDEVMNLIHRYNCVKACLAGHDHKGGYSIDSHGIHHRVFEAALECPPGTNAFGYIDVYDDRISLVGTDRMESTDMTFGPLS from the coding sequence ATGGTTTCTTCTAATGGACTAGCTACTACTACTACGCAACCACGTTTTTCTTTTGGATTGATTTCTGATGTCCAATATGCTGACATTTCTGATGGTCGCTCGTTCCTTGGTGTTCCACGGTATTATAGGCACAGTATTCTTGTGTTGCAGAGAGCAGTTAAAGAATGGAACACTTATCAGAAGCACATGTTTGTGATCAATTTTGGAGATATTGTTGATGGGTTTTGTCCCAAAGATCAATCTCTTGACAGTGTACGAAAAGTTGTGGACGAATTTGAGATGTTCAAGGGGGGACCCGTGTATCATATGATTGGCAATCACTGCCTATACAATCTCCCTCGCAGCAAGTTGCTTCCATTATTGAAGATCCAAACTCTTGATGGCCGTGCATACTATGATTTCTCACCAGTGCCTGAATATAGATTTGTAGTTCTGGATGCCTATGACATCAGTACCATTggttggccacaagatcatccAAAAACATTGGAGGCCATGAAAATCCTAAGGGAGAAGAATCCAAATGAAGATAAGAACAGTCCAGATAATTTGGAGGGGCCTGAAAGAAGGTTTGTCATGTTTAATGGAGCTCTTGGAAAGGAACAGATGGAATGGTTAGATGGTGTTCTCCTGGATGCAACAAAATTGAAACAGAAGGTGATTGTCTGTTGCCATTTGCCTCTAGATCCTGGTGCGGCAAGTAAAGCGACACTGTTGTGGAATTATGATGAGGTAATGAATTTGATACACAGATACAATTGCGTTAAGGCCTGTCTTGCAGGGCATGATCATAAAGGGGGATACTCCATTGACTCTCATGGGATACACCATAGAGTTTTTGAAGCTGCTTTGGAATGTCCTCCTGGTACCAATGCATTTGGATATATTGATGTCTACGACGACAGGATATCACTAGTCGGAACTGACAGAATGGAAAGTACAGACATGACTTTTGGCCCCCTAAGTTAA